A stretch of the Pseudoalteromonas phenolica genome encodes the following:
- a CDS encoding putative bifunctional diguanylate cyclase/phosphodiesterase has translation MLKKLKLQGLLILSVILLGFIFNLLFTKSLIDIVNEDKINITKLSSSSIITPSSAWYRLILPSQEFIELEDKTYVLMRNNDNLVAIKVEHAFLESVLSPYALISILIAIIVISSITRNQKQQQRQKTALEEINKDIKNILTRFEIDDKSLNYGSTVTQIRHSINLIGEQVGAIKKQTDHHVYQDKLTQLIDRHAYIEHLEKQLKLAEQNKLRCGLLFIDLDGFKQVNDSFGHSFGDEILIQVANRLKDIVRQFKIQDLHPQNGIDQNLSRLGGDEFSVFVPDIRDPAFCTELAQAILTEIERDFVLGNKLVKIGASIGIASYPESASQPQALLQMSDVAMYRAKTDGRGIFRVYSPEMGNKMRRYHYLLEELRLAISSNSFHMSFQPIVHVEDCAIDYFEALIRWQHPIEGLIPPSEFIPIAEESNLILELGDWILLESCRQMSAWHNAGMKKVKISVNVSGIQLKHRDIYNWVMDSLNKTGLPASSLMLEITESTLITASEDIIQQLDSCRKAGVSVAIDDFGTGFSSLSTLADLPIDVIKIDKLFITQANENPKYLKILNSISELGHQLGLKIVAEGVEQIDQFELVKNLGIRCVQGYLVSRPETSYNVGSKVLTGNVNHIATTGTSVWLPEVQKN, from the coding sequence ATGTTAAAAAAGCTTAAATTACAAGGACTGCTCATTCTCAGTGTGATCCTGTTAGGATTTATATTCAACTTGCTATTCACGAAGTCTCTAATTGATATAGTAAATGAAGATAAAATAAACATAACAAAACTAAGCTCATCATCAATTATTACTCCTTCTTCAGCTTGGTATAGACTCATATTGCCTTCTCAAGAGTTTATTGAATTAGAAGATAAAACTTATGTCCTCATGCGAAACAATGACAACTTGGTTGCAATCAAAGTTGAACACGCATTTCTAGAAAGTGTCTTATCGCCCTACGCCTTAATTTCGATACTTATTGCTATTATTGTAATCAGCAGCATTACACGAAATCAGAAACAACAACAAAGACAAAAAACGGCTTTAGAAGAAATCAATAAAGACATTAAAAACATACTTACGCGTTTTGAGATTGATGATAAAAGTTTAAATTATGGTTCCACTGTTACTCAAATTAGACATTCAATTAATTTAATTGGTGAGCAAGTCGGTGCAATTAAAAAACAAACAGACCACCATGTTTATCAAGACAAGCTGACACAACTAATCGATAGACACGCTTACATTGAGCATCTTGAAAAGCAACTAAAACTCGCAGAACAAAATAAACTTCGATGTGGTTTACTCTTTATTGATTTAGACGGCTTTAAGCAAGTAAATGACTCATTTGGGCATAGCTTTGGCGATGAAATTTTAATACAGGTTGCAAACCGATTAAAAGATATAGTCCGTCAATTTAAGATCCAAGATCTTCACCCTCAAAACGGCATTGATCAAAACCTATCACGACTTGGTGGTGATGAGTTTTCCGTCTTTGTTCCAGATATAAGAGATCCCGCGTTTTGCACTGAACTAGCTCAGGCAATCCTAACTGAAATAGAACGAGATTTTGTACTTGGCAACAAACTTGTAAAAATTGGTGCCAGTATTGGTATCGCTTCTTACCCTGAAAGCGCATCTCAACCTCAAGCATTATTACAAATGTCTGATGTTGCTATGTACAGAGCGAAAACTGATGGTCGAGGTATCTTCAGAGTTTATTCTCCAGAAATGGGGAATAAAATGCGTCGTTACCACTACCTACTTGAAGAGTTGAGGCTCGCTATAAGTTCAAATAGCTTTCATATGTCTTTTCAACCAATTGTTCATGTTGAAGATTGTGCGATCGATTATTTTGAAGCATTAATCAGATGGCAACACCCAATTGAAGGACTTATTCCACCTTCTGAATTTATACCTATTGCAGAAGAGTCTAATCTGATCTTAGAGTTGGGAGATTGGATTTTGCTTGAATCATGTAGACAAATGTCAGCTTGGCACAACGCAGGCATGAAAAAAGTAAAAATATCAGTCAATGTATCTGGTATTCAGCTCAAGCATAGGGACATTTATAACTGGGTAATGGATTCACTTAACAAAACAGGGCTCCCTGCTAGTTCTTTGATGCTTGAAATTACAGAATCAACACTCATAACTGCCAGTGAAGACATCATTCAACAATTAGACTCTTGTCGTAAGGCCGGTGTGAGCGTTGCTATTGATGACTTTGGTACTGGTTTTAGCTCATTAAGTACACTCGCAGATTTACCTATTGATGTTATAAAAATCGATAAGCTTTTTATTACCCAAGCAAACGAAAATCCAAAATATTTGAAAATCTTAAATTCAATCAGTGAACTAGGCCACCAGCTTGGGTTAAAAATTGTAGCCGAAGGTGTAGAGCAAATAGACCAATTTGAGCTTGTAAAAAACTTAGGGATCCGTTGCGTTCAAGGTTATTTAGTTAGCAGACCAGAAACATCTTATAACGTTGGCTCTAAAGTTTTAACAGGCAACGTAAATCATATTGCAACGACTGGTACTAGCGTTTGGTTGCCAGAGGTACAAAAAAACTAA
- a CDS encoding DUF1338 domain-containing protein encodes MHNNVDTLFDNLWSNYLEVTPSAIKVHELLGSTQQSDVINDHIALRTFNLEKVGLEKLAAHFLAVGYKECGEYHFEAKKLYAKHFEHTDPTKPKVFISELLVEKCSESLQKIVKDMVEQIDEAAVTADNFLYSGTHWQVSNETYKALLEESEYAAWMSAWGYRANHFTVSINHLANFETIEAVNASLKDAGFELNASGGEIKGSPEVLLEQSSTLADHAKVLFSDGEFAIPSCFYEFALRYNKPDGEIYTGFVAASADKIFESTNAR; translated from the coding sequence ATGCACAACAATGTTGATACACTATTTGATAACCTGTGGTCTAACTATTTAGAAGTTACACCTTCAGCAATTAAAGTTCATGAACTTCTGGGTTCTACACAACAATCTGACGTTATCAACGATCATATTGCACTGCGAACTTTTAATTTAGAGAAAGTGGGTTTAGAAAAACTTGCGGCGCACTTCCTTGCTGTAGGTTATAAAGAGTGTGGCGAGTACCATTTCGAAGCAAAAAAACTATATGCAAAACACTTCGAACATACTGATCCAACTAAACCTAAAGTATTCATCTCTGAATTACTTGTTGAAAAATGCTCTGAGTCTTTACAAAAGATAGTTAAAGATATGGTAGAGCAAATAGATGAAGCAGCAGTAACTGCGGATAATTTCTTATACTCTGGTACTCACTGGCAAGTAAGCAATGAAACATACAAAGCCCTACTTGAAGAGAGTGAATATGCGGCCTGGATGTCAGCATGGGGTTATAGAGCAAATCACTTCACAGTTAGTATTAATCACTTAGCAAACTTTGAAACTATCGAAGCTGTAAATGCATCTTTGAAAGATGCAGGTTTTGAATTAAATGCATCAGGTGGCGAAATCAAAGGTTCACCCGAAGTTCTTTTAGAGCAATCTTCTACTTTGGCTGATCACGCTAAGGTTCTTTTCTCTGATGGTGAATTTGCAATTCCAAGTTGTTTCTACGAATTTGCACTTCGTTACAACAAGCCTGACGGTGAGATTTATACTGGGTTTGTTGCCGCTTCTGCTGACAAAATTTTTGAAAGTACTAACGCACGATAG
- a CDS encoding ATP-binding protein, with protein MPNLNIKTRILLFVVVFEILAYSSIVLFSNVYYSRALSEVKEQEIIQTFKSSANKIDHTILLMEQSAYNLAQHGQSLYLQHQKVNFEKDDLKLKFSSILKQHFTFFDLALGGGVWFEPSVVFVDSDYFGPYVYRDNKEIKFSWDLSNAEYDYHNQEWYQLGKQAAKNLQPIIWTHPYIDEAGSLAPMMTVDAPIILDSGDMIGMATVDWSLSSLTAFLETVKITENSSPILIHKASNKIISFPLQTDLVMQTTPKEKWVSSLYNSSSVTRFNTSKNLTLNGKLYDLYFLETTSGFILGFFSPHKDIDKEVRAVSQVTLFGGAIIGVTFIILIIFIMKHLFKPFDLVLSQIKGSIKHTAQDKVTVQKIVYDEQNEFTPIITELNAVYLQVNTHIAEINQANAALQNTQNELDKLNTELERKVETRTDELNKKTKEALKALSELQAIQNKLIEQEKHASLGRLVAGIAHEINTPVGVSITASSFVDDELKYLESKLQSCQLSKQDLVKIIADLKEGCFILKSNLQRTAELVASFKQVSVDQSSELLRKIELNTYLSDVIRTLQPRINNTSHKVSFESHHEEINILCSPGAIAQVITNIIENALVHAFGKHESGEVSILLSKSDKEITILISDNGKGMTSEVLSCIFEPFFTTNRENGGSGLGMHLVYNIVSHQLNGTINCSSILGKGTQFIIKFPINLTQ; from the coding sequence ATGCCTAATTTAAATATCAAAACACGTATCTTACTGTTTGTGGTAGTTTTCGAAATATTGGCATATTCGTCAATCGTATTATTTAGTAATGTTTATTACAGTCGTGCGCTTTCAGAGGTAAAAGAACAAGAAATCATCCAAACATTTAAATCTAGCGCAAATAAAATTGATCATACTATCCTTCTGATGGAACAGAGCGCATATAACCTAGCACAACATGGGCAATCCCTTTACCTTCAACATCAAAAAGTTAATTTTGAAAAGGATGATTTAAAGCTTAAATTCAGCTCTATTTTGAAACAACACTTTACTTTCTTTGATCTTGCATTAGGTGGGGGAGTGTGGTTTGAACCTAGTGTGGTCTTTGTTGATAGTGACTACTTTGGACCTTATGTATATCGTGATAACAAAGAAATCAAATTTAGTTGGGATTTAAGTAATGCTGAATACGACTACCACAATCAAGAGTGGTATCAATTAGGAAAGCAAGCTGCAAAAAATTTACAACCAATTATCTGGACACATCCTTATATTGATGAAGCGGGTAGTTTAGCGCCTATGATGACGGTTGATGCTCCAATTATTTTAGATAGTGGTGATATGATCGGCATGGCAACGGTAGATTGGTCATTGTCATCGCTTACTGCATTTTTAGAAACAGTAAAGATTACCGAAAACTCATCGCCAATATTAATCCATAAAGCGTCAAATAAAATTATCAGCTTTCCGTTACAAACTGACTTAGTGATGCAGACAACCCCAAAAGAAAAATGGGTTTCATCATTGTACAATAGTTCATCAGTTACTCGGTTCAATACATCCAAAAATTTAACTCTCAATGGTAAGTTATATGACTTGTACTTTCTTGAAACAACCAGCGGCTTTATATTGGGCTTTTTTAGTCCTCATAAAGACATAGACAAAGAAGTCAGAGCGGTATCTCAAGTCACCTTATTTGGGGGGGCTATTATTGGTGTTACTTTTATTATTTTAATCATTTTTATAATGAAACACCTGTTCAAACCATTCGATTTAGTTCTTAGCCAAATTAAGGGGTCAATTAAACACACAGCTCAAGATAAGGTGACAGTTCAAAAAATAGTTTATGATGAGCAAAATGAATTCACGCCAATAATAACTGAACTAAATGCTGTTTACTTGCAGGTAAACACGCATATTGCTGAAATTAACCAAGCAAATGCAGCGCTCCAAAATACACAGAATGAATTAGATAAACTCAACACTGAATTAGAACGTAAAGTAGAAACGCGCACAGATGAGCTTAACAAGAAAACCAAAGAAGCTTTGAAAGCGTTGTCAGAACTTCAAGCAATTCAGAACAAATTGATTGAACAGGAGAAGCATGCGTCTTTAGGCCGGCTGGTTGCAGGTATTGCCCATGAAATTAATACTCCAGTCGGTGTGAGTATAACAGCCTCCTCTTTTGTTGATGATGAACTCAAATACCTTGAGAGTAAACTTCAATCATGTCAGTTATCAAAACAAGACTTAGTTAAAATCATTGCTGACCTTAAAGAAGGGTGCTTTATTTTAAAAAGTAATTTGCAAAGGACAGCTGAGTTAGTTGCTAGCTTTAAACAAGTCTCTGTTGACCAGTCCTCAGAGTTATTACGTAAAATTGAGCTAAATACATACCTAAGCGATGTCATTCGAACATTGCAACCAAGAATAAACAATACCTCTCACAAAGTTAGCTTTGAATCTCATCATGAGGAAATCAATATACTTTGCAGTCCTGGAGCGATAGCGCAAGTCATAACGAATATTATTGAAAATGCCTTAGTACATGCTTTTGGAAAGCATGAGTCTGGAGAGGTAAGTATCTTATTATCTAAATCAGATAAAGAAATTACCATTTTAATATCTGACAATGGAAAAGGCATGACGAGTGAAGTGTTGAGTTGTATTTTTGAACCATTTTTTACAACTAATAGAGAAAATGGTGGTAGTGGATTAGGAATGCATTTGGTTTATAACATTGTTTCACATCAGTTAAATGGCACCATAAATTGTTCTAGTATTTTGGGTAAGGGAACTCAATTCATTATTAAGTTCCCGATAAACTTAACGCAGTAA
- the malQ gene encoding 4-alpha-glucanotransferase has product MSPFEQLCYLYGIGSEFTKYTGETVNFSYQVREAALKACNVDFYSNDSINALNYELDIKPWHNLVPAVSLVDESEPYLKIKIRDGEDKGLISLEVPEIDFRAELSLENAVICGDYVDADTRYIELKLPISKHLPVGYFSAEVTLREEVFITELWVTPQQAVPFSEKKQLGISVQLYTLTSSSNYGFGDFSDLQQLIRKSACFGIDFILLNPLHLLFEDQPQRASPYSPSHRGLINPLYISVNDCLAQSTFSQLLDEHKSALSILQSEKQSQYIDYDLVSRTKYKLLKSLYRQFKQNASLKSQRSFRRFCQTKSNLLSAFAEDERAKFWQWLAHEQLNHCQKLCLSLGMQTGLINDLAVGCAKDGLEFLTNESVFALNAEIGAPPDPWAEQGQNWGLPVIDPKKMADNNFAYFRQLFKENMQYFGALRIDHVMSLRRLWWCLTVNQQQNGCYVYYPFEHLLAILKIESHSNNTCLVGEDLGVVPPEVTSALASSGIFGNTLFYFEKNHIGEFKHGNDYRDNCMLMLSNHDVPPFAAWWFGEDIDLKVSLSLCSDHEASNLKDQRQIDKQRVLNWLNKSELTLESDVNILFNELVKTLIQTPPKLFSLNFDDLAKQTLPINIPGTDREYQNWRRRILTTIEDVFSSQQSLLNDLTDLRKDND; this is encoded by the coding sequence ATGAGTCCATTTGAGCAGCTTTGTTATTTATATGGAATAGGTTCAGAGTTTACAAAATATACGGGTGAAACGGTTAATTTCTCTTATCAAGTCAGAGAAGCAGCTCTTAAAGCTTGTAATGTAGACTTTTATTCAAACGATTCAATTAATGCACTAAATTACGAGCTAGATATCAAACCATGGCATAATTTGGTACCTGCTGTTAGTCTTGTGGACGAATCTGAACCATATTTAAAGATTAAGATCAGAGACGGTGAAGATAAAGGGCTTATTTCTCTGGAAGTGCCAGAGATAGATTTCAGAGCTGAGTTATCTTTGGAAAATGCTGTAATCTGTGGTGATTATGTTGATGCTGATACACGTTACATCGAGCTGAAATTACCAATTTCTAAACACCTACCTGTAGGATACTTCTCAGCAGAGGTCACTCTGAGAGAGGAAGTGTTTATCACAGAGCTATGGGTGACACCTCAACAAGCAGTTCCTTTTTCAGAAAAAAAGCAATTAGGTATAAGTGTTCAGCTTTATACTCTTACGTCATCTTCAAATTATGGCTTTGGCGACTTTTCTGATTTACAACAGCTCATTAGAAAAAGTGCCTGTTTTGGTATTGATTTTATTTTATTAAATCCTTTACATCTGCTATTTGAAGATCAGCCTCAAAGAGCAAGCCCTTATAGTCCAAGTCATAGAGGATTGATCAATCCACTTTATATTTCTGTTAATGATTGCTTAGCGCAATCAACTTTTAGTCAATTATTAGATGAACATAAATCGGCTTTATCAATCTTACAGTCTGAGAAGCAGTCTCAATACATTGATTACGATCTGGTATCCAGAACAAAATATAAGTTATTGAAGTCGCTTTATCGTCAATTCAAACAAAATGCTAGTTTGAAGTCACAAAGGAGCTTTCGCCGCTTTTGTCAAACTAAAAGCAATTTACTAAGCGCTTTTGCAGAAGATGAACGGGCAAAATTCTGGCAGTGGCTTGCTCATGAGCAACTAAATCATTGTCAAAAGCTTTGCTTGTCTCTGGGGATGCAAACTGGTTTGATCAATGATTTAGCGGTCGGTTGTGCAAAAGATGGTCTTGAATTCTTAACAAATGAATCAGTGTTTGCTCTAAATGCTGAAATAGGTGCTCCACCTGACCCTTGGGCAGAGCAAGGACAGAATTGGGGCTTGCCTGTCATTGATCCCAAAAAAATGGCTGATAACAACTTCGCATACTTCAGGCAACTATTTAAAGAGAATATGCAATATTTCGGCGCCTTAAGAATTGATCATGTTATGTCACTCAGGCGTCTTTGGTGGTGTTTAACAGTTAATCAACAGCAAAATGGTTGCTATGTCTACTATCCATTCGAGCACCTACTGGCTATTTTAAAGATTGAATCTCACTCAAATAATACTTGCTTGGTTGGGGAGGATTTAGGGGTTGTACCTCCTGAGGTTACTTCCGCATTAGCGTCAAGTGGCATTTTTGGCAACACACTTTTTTACTTTGAAAAAAATCATATTGGTGAATTCAAACACGGCAATGATTATAGAGATAATTGTATGCTGATGCTTTCTAACCATGATGTACCACCTTTTGCAGCTTGGTGGTTTGGTGAAGATATTGATCTAAAGGTCAGTCTTTCACTTTGCTCAGATCATGAGGCAAGCAATTTAAAAGACCAAAGGCAAATTGATAAACAGCGAGTTTTAAATTGGCTCAATAAGTCTGAACTTACATTAGAAAGTGACGTAAACATATTATTCAATGAGCTAGTAAAGACACTTATACAAACTCCACCAAAGCTTTTTAGTTTGAACTTCGATGATTTAGCAAAACAAACTCTGCCCATTAACATTCCAGGTACTGATAGAGAGTACCAAAACTGGCGACGTCGGATTTTGACTACGATAGAAGATGTGTTTTCTTCACAGCAGAGTTTACTAAATGATTTAACTGATTTAAGGAAAGATAATGATTGA
- the astA gene encoding arginine N-succinyltransferase yields the protein MQILRPIKNTDFAALKQIAIESGHGFTSLPVDDNLLQDKISRSENSFSKQVETPFDEGYLFVLEDTKTNEIVGTTAIEAAVGTQVPLYHYHLGKTVHHSSTLNVYNTVEILSMCNDYTGRSEICTLFLREQYRKGLAGRFLSRIRFAFMADQSRRFSDTVIAEMRGVSDAQGHSPFWQWLQEHFFSIEFPQADHLVGLGDKVFISELMPKYPIYANLLSPEAQAVIGHVHEKTKPALRLLQKEGFEHRGYVDLFDAGPTIEARLENIRTVQESYIVSVEIVDSINCGQTYAISNQKLNDFRAVFTDNVLFDEKAEILKINRKEAQALNLENADTVRIFAL from the coding sequence ATGCAAATCTTAAGACCAATAAAAAACACTGACTTTGCAGCTTTAAAGCAAATCGCAATAGAGTCTGGTCATGGCTTCACGTCTTTACCTGTTGATGACAACTTACTACAAGACAAAATTTCACGTTCTGAAAATAGTTTCTCAAAACAAGTTGAGACACCTTTTGATGAAGGTTATTTGTTTGTATTAGAAGATACAAAGACTAATGAAATTGTTGGCACAACAGCGATTGAAGCAGCGGTTGGAACACAGGTCCCTCTTTACCACTATCATCTAGGTAAAACGGTTCACCATTCAAGTACATTAAACGTGTATAACACTGTTGAAATATTGAGTATGTGTAATGACTACACGGGTCGCTCTGAAATCTGTACTTTATTTTTACGTGAACAATATCGCAAAGGTCTTGCAGGTCGATTTTTAAGTCGTATACGTTTTGCTTTTATGGCAGACCAAAGCCGTCGCTTTAGCGATACTGTGATTGCAGAAATGCGTGGAGTAAGTGATGCACAAGGCCACTCGCCATTTTGGCAATGGCTACAAGAGCACTTTTTTTCCATTGAATTTCCTCAAGCAGACCATTTAGTCGGTTTAGGTGATAAGGTATTTATTAGTGAACTAATGCCTAAGTATCCTATCTATGCGAACTTACTAAGTCCCGAAGCACAAGCCGTTATTGGTCATGTTCATGAGAAAACTAAACCTGCACTTAGACTCCTTCAAAAAGAGGGGTTTGAACATAGAGGCTATGTTGATCTGTTTGACGCAGGTCCAACAATAGAGGCGAGACTAGAAAATATAAGAACTGTACAAGAATCTTATATTGTGTCCGTTGAGATTGTTGACTCTATTAACTGTGGGCAGACTTACGCAATTTCGAACCAAAAGCTCAATGATTTTAGAGCTGTATTTACTGATAACGTACTGTTTGATGAAAAAGCTGAAATTCTAAAAATCAATCGTAAAGAGGCTCAAGCTCTTAACCTAGAAAATGCCGATACAGTAAGAATTTTCGCACTATAG
- a CDS encoding aspartate aminotransferase family protein, whose product MQVNRELFDHVMVPNYNPSEVIPVKGKGSRVWDQKGDEYIDFAGGIAVNCLGHSHPNLVNALKEQGEKIWHLSNVMTNEPALRLAKKITDATFADKVYFANSGAEANEAALKLARRFALDNYGEHKSKIIAFNKGFHGRTFFTVTVGGQAAYSDGFGPKPADIVHCDYNDLETLKSLIDDNTCAVMMEPLQGEGGIISPTQEFAEGVRALCDQHNALLIFDEVQTGVGRTGHLYAYQGLNVTPDILTTAKALGGGFPIGAMITTTDIAKHLKIGTHGSTYGGNPLACAVAEAAFNTVNTESVLTGVQQKEAMFRELLEAINTKYNVFSEIRGKGLLLGAVLNEQFEGRARDFLVASMKHGLMTLVAGTNVVRFTPSLVIEEDDIKAGLARFELAVADVVNG is encoded by the coding sequence ATGCAAGTAAACCGCGAACTTTTTGACCACGTCATGGTGCCAAACTATAACCCTTCAGAAGTTATCCCTGTTAAAGGTAAAGGATCACGAGTGTGGGACCAAAAAGGTGATGAGTACATCGATTTCGCAGGTGGCATCGCCGTAAACTGCTTAGGTCACAGTCACCCTAATCTTGTAAATGCGTTAAAAGAGCAAGGCGAAAAAATTTGGCATTTATCAAATGTAATGACCAATGAACCTGCGCTTAGACTTGCTAAAAAAATCACTGATGCAACATTCGCTGATAAAGTTTATTTTGCAAACTCAGGCGCAGAAGCTAACGAAGCTGCACTTAAACTTGCTCGCCGCTTTGCACTTGATAATTACGGTGAGCACAAATCTAAAATTATTGCTTTTAACAAAGGCTTCCACGGTCGTACTTTTTTCACTGTTACTGTAGGTGGTCAGGCAGCTTATTCTGACGGTTTTGGCCCTAAACCTGCTGATATTGTTCACTGTGATTACAACGATTTAGAAACATTAAAGTCACTAATAGATGACAACACATGTGCAGTTATGATGGAACCGCTTCAAGGTGAAGGTGGTATCATCTCTCCGACGCAAGAATTTGCTGAAGGTGTAAGAGCATTGTGTGATCAGCACAATGCATTACTAATTTTCGATGAAGTGCAAACTGGCGTAGGGCGTACAGGTCATTTATATGCATATCAGGGTTTAAATGTGACACCTGATATTTTAACAACTGCAAAAGCACTTGGCGGTGGTTTTCCAATTGGTGCAATGATCACAACAACTGATATTGCTAAGCACCTTAAGATTGGTACTCATGGTTCTACATATGGCGGTAACCCGTTAGCTTGTGCTGTTGCTGAAGCGGCTTTTAATACAGTAAATACTGAATCTGTCCTTACTGGCGTGCAGCAAAAAGAAGCCATGTTCCGTGAACTACTAGAAGCCATCAACACAAAATACAATGTATTCAGTGAAATCCGCGGTAAAGGTCTACTTTTAGGTGCTGTTCTAAATGAACAGTTTGAAGGTCGTGCACGTGACTTCCTAGTTGCAAGTATGAAACATGGACTAATGACACTTGTAGCTGGTACAAATGTAGTTCGTTTCACACCATCACTTGTGATTGAAGAAGACGATATTAAAGCGGGTCTTGCTCGTTTTGAGCTTGCAGTTGCAGATGTTGTAAACGGCTAA
- a CDS encoding Lrp/AsnC family transcriptional regulator produces the protein MIKIQDEKLIALLRANARTSISDLARMLDQSRSTVQNRLLKLEQAGIIKGYSVEFGEEYLEGLVSAHVSVKVKQKLTTQTTVALKHHSNVTALYAISGEYDMIAIVEAQSLQQLSSILDDIGDLDGVERTNSSVILETKFKR, from the coding sequence ATGATAAAAATACAAGATGAAAAGTTGATAGCACTGTTAAGAGCTAATGCCAGAACGAGCATTTCAGATTTAGCACGAATGCTCGATCAGTCTCGTTCAACAGTCCAGAATAGGCTTCTAAAACTAGAGCAAGCGGGAATAATTAAAGGTTATAGTGTTGAATTTGGAGAAGAGTATTTAGAAGGACTCGTTTCTGCACATGTTTCTGTTAAGGTAAAGCAGAAGCTAACTACTCAAACAACGGTTGCCTTAAAGCATCATAGTAACGTAACCGCATTATATGCAATAAGTGGTGAATACGACATGATAGCCATTGTGGAAGCACAAAGCTTACAGCAACTTAGTAGCATACTCGATGATATTGGAGACTTGGATGGGGTAGAACGGACAAACTCTTCTGTCATTCTTGAAACGAAATTCAAACGCTAG
- a CDS encoding isoamylase early set domain-containing protein: MLNKRFFKTKSEAEITFECGFKNADKIELVAEFNDWQPVEMKFVKSRQVFKSKFRLPTNKQYQFRYLIDGEVWENDNQADGYTANGFGSENSLVSTIKEVGIQNESI; the protein is encoded by the coding sequence ATGCTAAATAAACGATTTTTCAAGACAAAATCAGAAGCTGAAATAACTTTCGAGTGTGGGTTTAAAAATGCGGATAAGATCGAACTGGTTGCAGAGTTCAATGATTGGCAGCCTGTTGAGATGAAGTTCGTAAAATCTCGTCAAGTATTTAAAAGTAAGTTCAGGTTACCTACAAACAAACAATACCAATTCAGATATCTCATAGATGGTGAAGTTTGGGAAAACGATAATCAAGCTGATGGCTATACAGCTAATGGTTTTGGTTCAGAAAACAGTTTAGTGTCTACCATAAAGGAAGTTGGTATTCAGAATGAGTCCATTTGA